The following proteins are encoded in a genomic region of Urocitellus parryii isolate mUroPar1 unplaced genomic scaffold, mUroPar1.hap1 Scaffold_340, whole genome shotgun sequence:
- the LOC144251974 gene encoding serine protease FAM111A-like: MSCKNRRSQKNLFDVKKNMKIENYFAQVSKEEQNNSGIIQMKMQSRKRPRDITDTQDQSSHSPRKPPKVQTTSPNKIITITLNVNLRKNKNMKYMLPCSEGDSLLVGLKTIDAVRKAMETRPSKEMLVRGIEGIKGFLNLGMPLSCFPENSHVVITFSKSKSKQKEDGQVFGRLNQESTDVVKFYIHAIGKTRKRIVKRGELHKEGNKLCVYGFKGETIKDTMCKDGRFLPFLETDNWKLIGNLDSILENSQLIDGLEGKLFQVEADQVMNPKAAAAQNNELEERNTRVLKEYIVEEYPCLKRESEKIRENLKEKMKKRQKNTSLFELHKTNFWKLTKNSTPVKVIKHLSQLSDSVGYIFWNNNGIEGCATCFAFKGLFIFTCRHVINDIVGEGIEPSQWADIISQCVMVKFDYEDTAVTEDNCFLVEPWFEISDTTLDYAVLKLKENGQEVPAGLYNGIGPIPSSGLIYIIGHPDGEKKHTDACVVIPQGKREEKFKEKIQMRTAAGYDKSEFIHMYTQRSFQEMLQNPDVITYDTTFFFGSSGSPVFDSKGSLVAMHAAGTTCLLLSEKAHIIEFGPAMNSILSHIKQNHERWYNDVFVNQQDVEMPSQEY; this comes from the exons ATGAGCTGTAAGAATCGCAGGTCACAGAAGAACTTGTTTGAtgtgaaaaaaaacatgaaaatagagaACTATTTTGCTCAG gtctCAAAAGAAGAGCAGAACAATTCAGGTATTATTCAAATGAAGATGCAATCTAGAAAAAGGCCAAGAGATATAACTGACACCCAGGATCAAAGTTCCCACTCACCCAGGAAACCTCCAAAAGTCCAGACCACTTCTCCAAACAAGATCATTACTATTACCTTGAATGTAAACCTTAGAAAAAACAAGAACATGAAATACATGCTCCCATGCAGTGAGGGGGACAGCTTGCTGGTGGGGCTCAAGACCATTGATGCTGTCAGAAAAGCTATGGAGACTCGGCCAAGTAAGGAAATGCTGGTGCGTGGCATAGAAGGAATTAAAGGCTTCTTAAACCTTGGAATGCCACTCAGTTGTTTTCCTGAAAACAGCCACGTGGTAATTacattttccaaaagtaaaagcaagcagaaagaaGATGGCCAAGTATTTGGCCGGCTCAACCAGGAATCTACTGACGTGGTCAAATTTTACATTCATGCAATTGGGAAGACCAGAAAACGAATTGTGAAGCGTGGGGAACTTCACAAAGAAGGAAACAAACTCTGTGTCTATGGTTTCAAAGGAGAAACCATCAAGGACACCATGTGCAAGGATGGAAGGTTTCTTCCCTTTTTGGAGACTGACAATTGGAAGCTCATTGGTAACCTGGACTCCATTCTAGAAAACTCACAGCTGATAGATGGGTTAGAAGGTAAGCTCTTTCAAGTTGAGGCTGATCAAGTAATGAACCCTAAGGCAGCAGCTGCTCAAAACAATGAGTTAGAAGAAAGAAACACCCGTGTGTTGAAAGAGTACATTGTGGAAGAGTATCCCtgtttgaaaagagaaagtgaaaaaatcagggaaaacttgaaggaaaaaatgaaaaaaagacagaagaatacTTCTCTGTTTGAATtgcataaaacaaatttttggaAACTCACAAAAAATTCAACTCCAGTGAAAGTGATCAAACATCTTTCACAACTCAGTGACTCAGTGGGATACATATTCTGGAACAATAATGGAATCGAAGGCTGTGCCACCTGCTTTGCTTTTAAGGGATTGTTCATTTTCACTTGTCGGCATGTAATAAACGATATTGTGGGAGAAGGAATAGAGCCAAGCCAGTGGGCAGATATAATCAGTCAATGTGTAATGGTGAAATTCGATTATGAAGATACCGCAGTCACAGAAGACAACTGCTTTCTCGTTGAACCTTGGTTTGAAATATCTGACACAACTCTTGACTACGCCGTcctgaaactgaaagaaaatggacaagAAGTACCTGCGGGACTGTATAATGGGATTGGTCCTATACCGTCTAGtggtttgatatatattattGGCCATCCAGATGGAGAAAAGAAGCATACTGACGCTTGTGTTGTGATTCCTCAGGGTAAACGAGAAGAGAAATTTAAGGAAAAGATTCAGATGAGAACAGCAGCAGGTTATGATAAATCTGAGTTTATCCACATGTACACTCAAAGAAGCTTCCAGGAAATGCTTCAAAATCCTGATGTGATTACCTATGacaccacctttttttttgggtcttctggcTCTCCGGTGTTTGATTCCAAAGGTTCTTTGGTGGCCATGCATGCTGCTGGCACCACGTGTCTGCTACTGAGTGAGAAGGCTCATATCATTGAGTTTGGTCCGGCTATGAACAGTATCCTCTCACATATTAAGCAAAACCATGAAAGATGGTATAATGATGTATTTGTAAACCAACAGGATGTAGAAATGCCAAGTCAAGAGTATTGA